A single genomic interval of Daucus carota subsp. sativus chromosome 1, DH1 v3.0, whole genome shotgun sequence harbors:
- the LOC135152335 gene encoding BOI-related E3 ubiquitin-protein ligase 1-like, which yields MASENEQQQHFSPQGITTNDRQTVNNQAAAAARFSSNSVQMGINQPQTNTVISGNSGPANMQLPNSQRTRSRDLMENQGNNQNVFYPVPDYAPEDIREDMMAIRDAAHVLCQGSKRLRILFEEKQKEAVQHLVDSARIPILQKLNEKNGEIVKLRKLNMTLEKNLLNENLAWREYAISCEIKVASLSNKLEAAMAEVSRLQGLLPPNDTLAAPAEAQNVASFAHTNVSEKNTNAQGEAKVVAVQDAQETEAEKIKTRAAEKGEGSGEKKKCMLCGEFEMSVLAWPCWHLCFCMVCGTPESRLQGLPCPVCGVTMKAAVPVSIT from the exons ATGGCATCCGAAAATGAGCAACAACAACACTTCTCCCCGCAAGGCATCACAACCAATGATAG ACAAACTGTGAACAATCAAGCAGCTGCTGCAGCAAGGTTTAGCAGCAATTCTGTGCAGATGGGCATCAATCAGCCACAAACCAACACAGTGATTTCTGGGAATAGTGGACCAGCTAACATGCAGCTTCCAAATAGTCAAAGAACACGTTCCAGAGATTTAATGGAAAACCAGGGTAACAATCAGAATGTTTTCTATCCGGTCCCTGATTATGCACCTGAAGATATTAGGGAAGACATGATGGCCATCAGGGACGCTGCGCATGTGCTTTGCCAAGGG AGCAAGAGATTGAGAATACTGTTTGAGGAGAAACAGAAGGAAGCCGTCCAGCATCTGGTAGACAGTGCGAGGATCCCTATCCTACAGAAATTGAATGAGAAAAATGGGGAGATTGTAAAATTGAGAAAACTGAACATGACACTTGAGAAGAATCTTTTAAACGAGAACTTGGCTTGGAGAGAATATGCCATATCTTGTGAAATCAAGGTGGCCTCTCTTAGTAACAAACTGGAAGCTGCCATGGCTGAGGTAAGCAGGCTGcaggggcttttgccaccaaatgATACTTTGGCAGCCCCCGCTGAAGCGCAAAATGTTGCTTCATTTGCCCATACTAATGTCTCTGAAAAGAACACAAATGCACAAGGAGAAGCTAAGGTAGTAGCAGTGCAAGATGCTCAAGAAACTGAGGCTGAAAAAATCAAGACCCGAGCTGCTGAGAAGGGGGAGGGTAGTGGGGAGAAGAAAAAGTGCATGCTGTGTGGTGAGTTCGAAATGAGCGTTTTGGCATGGCCATGCTGGCACCTGTGCTTTTGCATGGTTTGTGGGACCCCTGAATCCCGTCTTCAAGGTCTTCCTTGTCCCGTGTGTGGTGTTACCATGAAAGCAGCTGTCCCTGTCAGCATTACTTGA